One Carassius auratus strain Wakin chromosome 4, ASM336829v1, whole genome shotgun sequence DNA segment encodes these proteins:
- the LOC113058913 gene encoding adiponectin receptor protein 2-like: MSASADHRLEGPAHNGCLFARRVVHEKEKETTERKEEEEDKSSDEGLLLQAHHAMERMEEFVHKMWEGRWRVIPHDVLPDWLKDNDFLLHGHRPPMPSFRACFKSIFRIHTETGNIWTHLLGCLFFLCLGIVYMFRPNMSFVAPFQEKIVIGAFFLGAILCLSFSWLFHTVYCHSEGVSRVFSKLDYSGIAFLIMGSFVPWLYYSFYCSPQPCFIYLIVVCILGVAAITVSQCDFFATPQYRGVRAGVFVGLGLSGVVPTLHFMITEGFLRATTMGQMGWLFLMAVLYITGACLYAARIPERFFPGKCDIWFHSHQLFHILVVAGAFVHFHGVSNLQEFRYTAGGGCAEEGGA; this comes from the exons TGTCTCTTTGCGAGGAGGGTGGTACATGAAAAGGAGAAGGAAACAACtgaaagaaaagaggaagaagaggataaGAGCTCTGATGAAGGCCTTTTGCTACAGGCGCACCATGCCATGGAGAGGATGGAGGAGTTTGTGCACAAG ATGTGGGAGGGCAGATGGCGTGTCATTCCACATGATGTCCTCCCTGACTGGCTGAAGGATAATGATTTCCTGTTGCATGGGCACCGGCCTCCCATGCCCTCCTTCAGAGCATGTTTCAAGAGCATCTTCAGAATCCATACAGAAACGGGCAACATTTGGACACATCTTTTAG GCTGCCTGTTCTTTCTCTGTCTGGGCATTGTGTACATGTTCAGGCCCAATATGTCGTTTGTGGCCCCGTTCCAGGAGAAGATTGTCATCGGTGCATTCTTCCTGGGAGCCATTCTCTGCCTGTCCTTCTCCTGGCTCTTTCACACAGTCTACTGCCACTCAGAGGGGGTGTCCCGTGTCTTCTCAAA GTTAGACTACTCGGGCATTGCGTTTCTGATCATGGGCAGTTTTGTACCTTGGCTGTATTACTCTTTCTACTGCTCCCCTCAGCCCTGTTTCATATACCTGATAGTGGTGTGTATCCTGGGGGTCGCTGCCATCACAGTCTCACAGTGTGATTTCTTCGCCACACCACAGTACCGTGGAGTCAGGGCTG GTGTGTTTGTGGGTCTGGGCCTCAGTGGGGTCGTCCCCACGCTGCACTTTATGATCACTGAGGGCTTCCTGAGGGCCACCACCATGGGTCAGATGGGCTGGCTGTTCCTCATGGCCGTCCTGTACATCACCGGAGCCTGCCTGTACGCTGCACGCATCCCAGAGAGATTCTTCCCTGGCAAATGTGACATCTGG TTCCACTCTCATCAGCTGTTCCATATCCTGGTGGTAGCAGGTGCTTTTGTGCACTTCCACGGTGTGTCCAACCTGCAGGAGTTTCGTTACACAGCCGGAGGAGGCTGTGCAGAGGAGGGTGGAGCCTGA
- the LOC113058903 gene encoding uncharacterized protein LOC113058903, which translates to MQGYTWSSNQRPSQRYQDRPPPQYQERLQPQIQDRPPPQYQERLQPQYQDRSPPQYHERSRPQCQEQFPPNYRAVRNDQSSAFQVHLIPQHHNTSETRYFNGQQEAGNQWNACSGSANSSTFQQSSNGYDWLKRTNQIHCQQPFAAAHTRQQHPSDNPSAYRCHGQMVQWHDSSPQNHRNTGCKAPMYWSPQSDQGSSVGNSRGWSSHISNKGSSCSMNNQQQSQATRKAAHHHHQQQQQQEFSRQYSGKKRRCNQQYSSQAFQKNPNNQAQSRPETYRTSCNSTTPPSGAQSNVSLPSNNLNQRPVDQNWPELRSNAGPDVSATQPQNNHNAGHQSQGTNNGTCNTYQTSQMTQSRKVQLQPHSETHFNLSSYADSLIYRLLCSDDNELTDERAAHQNTHPENSEVCATKRTDNHSKEPRAQCTVEPPSKRMKYAKIQRDCWNKETTVSKDKSDFRVQSAQTVTHQTSSDENRCKGTRLHNIQYSTDPADCLEVVFALQKAAQQTHKAIAIVSPISQQIQNTAPTADTSPQKAESPQLKIDCVWSLVEESNEQKTVNDKLSESSLQMAQQDNKSLENTTESNIANPDACSANPDECQNDVQQSDCDSSDPLYDLSSVPVIDHTLEKLMDLAKSFEMTELSGGYPEYSESVLERVIKLYWNGKASNMLEPLKSFGKVLHLSMKYAKDYGSVVFKSIETEDLKKLAHCDILKNEMHSSSEEFRSSWLNVDGQPADIEKVLSEPPLDDATVFKATSQTLSDTTVVASLSLGVNSLTDMPEVSSEEESVNPHTSRPTDLFIQKPGNDSEEVTAENNGHSYVMLRKESEKETSKKQEDINQNHNFNTELSDISPLVERSTEKLADLGSANDCLQIQTHDNVSDSRSLSPGDHVSDGVKISEVSFYTETLCTSIDTWQVEDVYNYGNPGKQEALNNSSECISDEENPVSKEVLNNSSEDISDYENPVNKETLNNSLEDISDAENPVNKETLNNSLEDISDAENPVSKEALNNSSEDISDAENPGNKEALNNSSETWQGEDISDEDNSGNKLVLINSSNIWQAGDISDNENPGNMDIPSNSSNICAVEDVSADENSSDDSLFMGITVLSSEDAKTFFQQIEKEPECKTTCCGTENAKSSSTNVTKTDSDADLFGLECWEQAPLFQLEEELYEANLTGSAAKPQKLGQNYSLPCLKLEINKPNLASTKECIMYEGLKEQKSNCLEKSKLEENCSPPSLITEVKESTVASNDECTAYEGLAGQKTAFLGQLEQGHNCSLPSVELKDQKPNVALPETCIAEEGLTGQKSDFIVNSELVECRSRPSLKLEIKESTIASAKECIAQQGQKSDSMMQSEQRQNCNPPSIKLQVNESNFVLPQTCITDEKQIIKSDYMGESELGQNGKPQCLTLEVKEPSVASVEDCSADKGLTGPKSDCMVKSVTKTVSEIQGSVESELTKIQPNKQKNEKTKINGVPKPQYSKKTAFSKHKLKSGSISADSEDSVLFTPDIVVKMNWPQKKTLPGVSAKKHCSGESQNCSEVKKFKEHGLESQDNPDRTSTNHRENLQKVTEKVSGQSNDNPSQESETPPELHGILSVNKITITEPKKVRFDLYGSKTEKQYYAPERRFSAPATLTVTYCKEYNDTLSAKQKVLNQWSSTFIPKTTKTCCPRSPQKGSPQKKKPQKPQDLLKSNMSALKNHLTHRAKLSSSSDREQGHFRKQTFHQKLRKTLSS; encoded by the coding sequence ATGCAGGGATACACATGGAGCTCAAATCAGCGTCCTTCACAAAGGTACCAAGATCGGCCTCCACCACAATACCAAGAACGACTTCAACCTCAAATCCAAGATCGGCCTCCACCACAATACCAAGAACGCCTTCAACCTCAATACCAAGATCGGTCTCCACCTCAGTACCATGAAAGATCTCGACCTCAGTGCCAAGAACAATTCCCACCTAATTACCGTGCTGTCAGAAATGATCAATCCAGTGCATTTCAGGTACATCTCATCCCGCAACATCATAACACATCAGAGACAAGATATTTCAATGGACAACAAGAGGCTGGAAATCAGTGGAATGCTTGCTCAGGCAGTGCAAATTCTTCTACATTTCAACAAAGCTCAAATGGATATGATTGGTTAAAACGGACAAACCAGATCCATTGCCAGCAACCATTTGCAGCTGCCCACACGCGGCAGCAACACCCATCTGACAACCCCAGTGCATATAGATGTCATGGCCAAATGGTTCAATGGCATGATTCCTCCCCACAGAACCACAGAAACACAGGCTGTAAAGCTCCAATGTATTGGTCTCCACAGTCAGACCAAGGCAGCTCTGTGGGTAACAGCAGAGGTTGGAGTTCCCACATTTCCAACAAAGGCAGCTCTTGTTCCATGAACAATCAGCAACAATCTCAAGCTACTAGAAAGGCTGCTCATCATcaccatcaacaacaacaacaacaagagtTCTCTAGACAATATTCAGGCAAAAAACGAAGATGCAACCAACAATACTCTTCTCAGGCCTTTCAAAAAAATCCTAACAATCAAGCTCAGAGCAGACCTGAGACATATCGTACCTCATGCAACTCTACAACACCACCTTCTGGAGCACAGAGCAATGTTTCATTGCCTTCCAATAATTTAAACCAAAGACCTGTTGATCAGAACTGGCCAGAACTTAGGTCAAATGCAGGTCCAGATGTATCAGCGACCCAGCCTCAGAATAATCATAATGCTGGACATCAGTCTCAGGGCACAAACAATGGGACATGCAACACTTATCAGACCTCTCAAATGACACAGAGCAGAAAAGTCCAGCTTCAGCCCCACTCTGAAACTCATTTTAACTTGTCATCTTATGCTGACTCTTTAATCTATAGATTACTGTGTTCAGATGATAATGAACTAACAGATGAAAGAGCTGCACATCAGAACACTCATCCAGAAAATTCGGAGGTTTGTGCAACCAAAAGGACTGACAATCACTCAAAGGAACCAAGAGCACAGTGTACAGTTGAACCGCCCAGCAAAAGAATGAAGTATGCTAAGATTCAGCGAGACTGTTGGAACAAAGAAACAACAGTGTCCAAAGACAAAAGTGATTTTAGGGTGCAATCTGCTCAAACTGTTACCCATCAGACAAGTAGCGATGAGAACAGATGTAAAGGAACGAGGCTAcacaacatacagtacagtacgGACCCAGCAGACTGTCTTGAAGTGGTGTTTGCACTTCAGAAAGCTGCTCAGCAAACCCACAAGGCCATAGCCATTGTTTCACCCATTTCCCAGCAGATCCAAAACACTGCACCGACGGCTGATACCAGCCCCCAAAAAGCTGAAAGTCCACAGTTAAAGATTGATTGCGTTTGGTCACTTGTTGAAGAGTCTAATGaacaaaaaactgtaaatgaCAAGCTATCGGAATCCTCTTTACAAATGGCTCAACAGGACAACAAAAGCCTTGAAAACACGACTGAAAGCAACATCGCAAACCCCGATGCATGCTCCGCTAACCCGGATGAATGTCAAAATGATGTGCAGCAAAGTGACTGTGATTCAAGTGATCCTTTATATGACTTGTCCAGTGTGCCAGTGATTGACCACACACTGGAGAAACTAATGGACTTAGCAAAGTCTTTCGAGATGACAGAGTTATCTGGGGGATATCCTGAGTATTCTGAGAGCGTTTTAGAAAGGGTCATAAAACTCTACTGGAATGGGAAAGCTTCCAATATGTTGGAGCCTTTAAAATCATTTGGCAAGGTACTGCACTTATCCATGAAATATGCAAAGGATTATGGGTCTGTGGTATTCAAAAGCATTGAAACCGAAGACCTGAAGAAGCTAGCTCATTGCGACATTCTCAAAAATGAGATGCATTCATCGTCAGAGGAGTTCAGGTCTTCTTGGTTAAATGTTGATGGACAGCCAGCTGATATTGAAAAGGTGCTTTCAGAGCCACCTTTGGATGATGCAACTGTGTTCAAGGCAACATCACAGACTCTTTCAGATACCACTGTTGTTGCTTCACTCAGTTTAGGTGTGAATTCCCTCACAGACATGCCTGAGGTTTCATCCGAGGAGGAGAGTGTGAATCCACACACAAGCCGTCCAACAGATCTTTTCATACAAAAGCCAGGAAATGACAGTGAGGAAGTGACTGCGGAAAACAATGGGCATTCATATGTAATGCTCAGAAAAGAAAGTGAGAAAGAGACATCCAAGAAGCAAGAGGACATCAATCAAAACCACAATTTTAATACAGAACTCTCAGACATTTCACCTTTAGTTGAAAGGTCTACAGAGAAACTTGCAGACCTCGGCAGTGCAAATGATTGTTTGCAAATCCAAACACATGATAATGTATCAGATTCACGGTCTCTGAGCCCTGGAGACCATGTTTCAGATGGTGTAAAAATCTCTGAGGTGTCTTTCTATACTGAGACTCTTTGTACCTCTATAGATACATGGCAGGTGGAAGATGTTTACAATTATGGAAATCCAGGTAAACAAGAAGCTCTGAATAACTCCTCTGAATGTATTTCCGATGAAGAAAATCCAGTCAGTAAAGAAGTTCTGAATAACTCCTCAGAAGATATTTCTGATTATGAAAATCCAGTCAATAAAGAAACTCTGAATAACTCCTTGGAAGATATTtctgatgctgaaaatccagtcAATAAAGAAACTCTGAATAACTCCTTGGAAGATATTTCTGATGCTGAAAATCCGGTCAGTAAAGAAGCTCTGAATAACTCCTCAGAAGATATTtctgatgctgaaaatccaggtAATAAGGAGGCTCTTAATAACTCATCAGAAACCTGGCAGGGAGAAGATATTTCCGATGAGGACAATTCTGGAAATAAGTTGGTTTTAATTAATTCTTCAAACATCTGGCAGGCGGGAGACATCTCTGATAATGAGAATCCAGGCAATATGGACATTCCTAGCAACTCCTCAAACATATGTGCAGTGGAAGATGTTTCTGCTGATGAAAATTCAAGTGATGATTCCTTGTTTATGGGAATCACAGTGCTATCATCAGAAGATGCTAAAACATTTTTCCAACAGATTGAAAAGGAACCTGAATGTAAGACCACATGCTGTGGTACAGAAAATGCCAAATCAAGTTCCACTAATGTGACAAAGACAGACAGTGATGCTGATCTTTTTGGCCTAGAGTGTTGGGAACAGGCGCCACTCTTTCAGCTAGAAGAGGAGCTATATGAAGCCAATCTTACAGGCTCTGCTGCTAAACCCCAAAaattgggtcaaaattatagtcTGCCATGTCTTAAATTGGAAATCAATAAGCCAAATTTGGCTTCAACAAAGGAATGTATTATGTATGAAGGACTGAAAGAACAAAAAAGCAATTGTCTGGAAAAATCAAAACTGGAAGAAAATTGTAGTCCACCATCTCTTATAACAGAAGTCAAAGAGTCAACTGTTGCATCAAATGATGAATGCACTGCATATGAAGGACTGGCAGGACAAAAGACTGCCTTTTTGGGCCAATTAGAACAGGGACACAATTGTAGTCTGCCTTCTGTTGAACTAAAAGACCAGAAGCCAAATGTTGCTCTTCCAGAGACATGCATTGCAGAAGAAGGACTGACCGGACAAAAAAGCGACTTTATTGTAAATTCAGAACTGGTAGAATGCCGTAGTCGACCATCTCTTAAACTAGAAATCAAGGAGTCAACTATTGCTTCAGCGAAAGAATGCATTGCACAGCAAGGACAAAAAAGTGACAGTATGATGCAATCAGAACAGAGACAAAATTGTAATCCGCCATCTATTAAACTGCAAGTCAATGAGTCAAATTTTGTTTTACCACAGACATGCATTACAGATGAAAAACAGATCATAAAAAGTGACTATATGGGAGAATCAGAACTGGGACAAAATGGTAAGCCACAATGTCTTACACTAGAAGTCAAGGAGCCAAGTGTTGCTTCAGTAGAAGACTGCAGTGCAGATAAAGGACTGACAGGACCAAAAAGTGACTGTATGGTAAAATCAGTGACTAAGACAGTGTCTGAAATTCAGGGCTCAGTTGAGAGTGAGCTAACAAAGATTCAACCAAATAagcagaaaaatgaaaaaactaaGATAAACGGAGTACCCAAGCCCCAATATTCAaagaaaactgcattttccaagCATAAGCTAAAATCTGGTAGCATTAGTGCTGATTCTGAAGATTCTGTGCTTTTCACTCCAGATATTGTGGTTAAAATGAACTGGCCACAAAAGAAAACACTCCCCGGTGTATCTGCAAAAAAACACTGTAGTGGTGAGAGTCAGAACTGCAGTGAAGTGAAAAAATTCAAAGAACACGGACTAGAAAGCCAAGATAATCCTGACAGAACCTCAACGAACCACAGAGAAAACCTACAGAAAGTGACAGAGAAAGTGTCTGGCCAATCAAATGACAACCCATCCCAGGAATCAGAAACCCCCCCGGAGCTGCATGGTATTCTGTCAgtgaataaaataacaattacagAGCCAAAGAAAGTGAGATTTGACTTATATGGttccaaaacagaaaaacagtacTATGCCCCAGAACGGCGTTTTTCAGCTCCTGCTACATTAACGGTCACCTATTGCAAAGAATATAACGATACGCTTTCTGCTAAACAAAAAGTTCTCAACCAGTGGAGTAGCACCTTTATACCTAAAACAACAAAGACTTGTTGTCCCAGGTCACCGCAGAAGGGCTCCCCTCAGAAGAAAAAACCACAGAAACCTCAGGACCTGTTAAAGTCAAATATGAGTGCATTAAAAAACCATTTGACTCACAGAGCCAAGCTGTCATCTAGTAGTGACAGAGAGCAAGGTCACTTTAGAAAACAAACTTTTCATCAAAAGCTTAGGAAAACACTAAGCAGCTAA